AAGTTCGGGGAGGGCCTGGGGGAAATCCAGAAGCTCCGGCCGGGTCAGGCCGCCGCCCACTTTGCCCAGCCGGAACAGACGGCTGCCGTGGCCATTCAGGACGCCGTCCAGGGTGTCGGCCAGGCTGATGGACAGGGAATCCCCGACGAGAAGGATGACGGGAGGCGCCTTTTTGGGGGCGCGGGTCCGGAAGAGATCCCGGGGGGTCACGTCGACGGGTTCCGGGGAATCGCCGCAACCCGAGGCGGCCAGCAGCCACAGGCCGACCAGGCAGAGTGTCAGGAAGTGGGAAAATATCGGGGTAAAAGCGGAAAAATGGAGCCATGGCCGGGGACATCGCCCGCCTGTGGGCCGCGTCACGGGGCGCCGGTGGGGGCAGCCGCCGGGCCGCCTGCCGCCGTTTCAGCGGTCTGATCGGATTTTTCCTGGAAGATGGCGTGGTTGGATGCCTGATCGAAGAACGACTGGGCCAGGATGTCGCCGCCAGCGACGGTGAAATGGATTTTGTCGTTGGCCCGGACCTTGACCTTGGCCCCCTTGTCGTTTTTCAAAAACGCGGCATAGGTGTCCTCGGGGTCGCACAGGAGGTTCCAGGTGTCCAGAAAGCGGCAGTTGGGATATTTGCCGCATTCCGTGCGCACGATTTCGTTCATGGCCTGGGCCTGCCTGGCGTAGGTGGGGTCGCCCATGACCGGCAGTCCGATCCAGAACACCGGCAGATTGCGCTTGGCCGGGATGTCCAGGAAGGCCTCCATGCGCATGGCGAAGACCTCGCCCCAGGTCTTGTTTTGCGAACCGGGCTCCCGGGGCTTTTCGTTCAAATTGATGTATTTGGCGTCATTGGCCCCCATCATGACCACCACCATGGTCGGGGCGTACTTCTCCACGAAGGTCTGGAGCGCGTTTTCCCAATTGAAATATTTGGGGTTGGCCAGACCGCTGGAGACCTTTCCCTCTTCGATGAGCGTCACGTCCCGGTATTCGTTCACGGCGCGGCGAAGGGACAGGGCCAGGCCGATGGCCAGGGAGTCGCCCACCACCAGGATCTTGTGGGGCGGTTCCAGGCGGGCCTGGGTCAGAGAGGTGACGGGTTCATGCTCCGGAGATGCGGCAGCGGCGGGGGCGGTGGGCGGCACGGCCGGATCGGCGGGCATGTCCCCTTCCAGGTCGAGGCGCGGCGTTGCTGTTTCCCGGCCTTCCAGGGCGGCCAGGAGTTGCTCGCGGTCCAGGGGGCGGAGGTCTTTGATGGTCGGACGGCGTACGGCTTCGTAGGGATCTTCGGCCTCCAGCCGGGGGGCCTGGCCTGCGGTCGTGGCGACATCGCCTGAAACCGGGGTGGATTTGTACGTGTCGTGAAAAAACGGGGCCAGGGCGTGGTCCGTCTCGGCCATCAGGTCGGCGGCCGGAGATTTGCGATAGAATTCGCGCACGCTGCGCAGGGTGCGCAGGATGCGTGAGGAGTGGGTCTCTTCGATACGGTCTTCGGCCCACAGGGTGATTTTTTCGATATTGAAAAAGGCGACCACCACAAAGGCCGTCACATAGATGCAGAAAGCGGGAAACCAGGTGCGCAGGCGGATACGTCGTGTCATATTCTGGTTATCCCGGTCATTTTTTCTGACTTATTTCCAGGGTTTGAGCAACGCCGTCCAGGACGCGGTCGCTGAGCAACCGATACCCGGCCATGGTGAAATGCACCCCGTCCTTGCCCCGCAGTTTCACGGTTTTGCCGCCGAGGTTTTTTTCTGCGGCAAATTCGCCCTTGTCATCGGAAAAAAGATTCCAGGCGTCGATGAACTGGCAGTTCGGGCCGGATTCGCAGGCCGTGCGCATGGCCGCGTTGGCCGTCTTGACCCGGGCGTTGAGCCCTGCGTCGCGCATGGGCGGCAGGGCCACCCAGTAGACGGGGACGTTTTTTTTCGCGGCGATGCCCAGGAAATCCCCGGCCTTCTGGCGGTAACTGTCGGCCCAGACCTCGGTGCCGGGACCGTTTTGGGCGTCGTTGCCGCCGATCATGACCACCAAGGCGTCGGGGCGGGCCGAGGCCAAAAGATCCTCCAGCGTCTGGCCCCAATTGTGGAACTTGACGTTGTCCAGGCCGCTTGAGGTCTTGCCCTTCTGCTCCAGCCGGATTTCCGTGGCCCCGCGAAGCGATTCGGCCAAGGTCATGCCGATGCCCACGGCAAAGGAATCCCCCACCACCAGGACCGTGCGGCCCGGGGTTTTCGAGGCTTTGGCCGCCGTCGGTTCCGGCGCGGGGGCCGCGGCTTTTTCCAGGGACGGCGGCGGGACGGGGGATGTTGGGGACATGGCCTTGCGCCCGGCGTCAGCATCGGGAAGGGCGGCCAGGGCCTGGGGGGGAGTCGCCTCGGCCTGGGGCGTTTGTGTGGGCCGGACATCGGGAAAAATGACGAAAAGCCGGGCCGCCAGGGGCTCAACCAGAGGGGAAAAGGGGGAAGGGTCCAGGGCGGGCGGGGCGTCCGACGCCAGGATCGGCCCGCTTGTGTCGGCCGCAGCCTGGGCGTCGGGTTTCAGATCGTCGGGCTGTCCGGGCGGGGCGACAGGGCGGGACGCCTCGGACTGGCCGGGCTGCCGGGGCGACGTGTCCAGACCCCGCATGCAGCCGATGACCAGGATAATGGCCAGAGCGGCGGCGAGGCAGACGGCCAGGATGGTGATTCGGGAAGGACGTGGAAGCGCGCGCATCCGAATAAGTATAGGGCAACGCCGTTTGCCTTGTCCAGAACCGTGCGACCATCCTTTTGCCCAACCTGCCGGATATGGGAAAAAATGCCGGTTGCCGGGGGCAGGGAAATGTGCTTGTCTCGCCCCCTGCCGCGAACGGCCCGGGCCAAGGGGACACGTTTCATGATCAATGCTTCGGCGATCCGGAAATGCGACGCGGACAGGGAGTGATGACAATGCGAAAGAATATGATGGTCGTTTTGCTTCTGATCGGTGTTATGGCCTTGGCCGGACTGGCCGTGGCCCAGGATTCCCCAGGGGCGAACCCGGGCGCCCCGGTGCAAAAGCCCGCCGTGACCGGCCAGGCTCCGGCCGGGGCGGCGAAACCCGCCGCCAGGGAACCGGCCGCAGCCCCGTCCGCTGCCAAGGAACCGGCCGCGGCCCCCTCCGGCGGCCAGAAAGCGGGCAAGGCCAGCCATCCGGTGCAGGGCAGCCCGGCCGTTACGGCCACGGAACAGCGCTACCAGGAGTATCTGGATCGGGAAAAAAACGCCTCGGATGCGGCCCTGGCCAAGCAGCGCGGCAAGCTTGAAGACAAGTACAAGGGGTTTGTGCGCACGGTGAAGCCCAAAGGCGCTGCCCGGGACGCTGACAAAAAAAGCGCCAAGGACTAAACCCCGACGGCCGGGGTGCGCCCTCCCCCGGGGCGGGCAGACGTGTCCGCTATAGGACGCGATGCCCGGCCAGAAGCCGGGCCATGGCCGGGGCCACGTCCGCCAGATCGGCGCAGACCGTAAACCCCGCCCGGCGTAGGCTGGCGAACTTTTCCGCCGCGCCGGAGGCGTTTTCCAAAATGGCCCCGGCATGCCCGAGCCGCCGTCCGGGCGGGGCGCTCACCCCGGCCACACAGACCGCCACGGGCTTGGGATAGGCCGTGGCCAGGGCGTATTCCGCCAGCCTCTCCTCGGCGTCCCCGCCGATCTCCCCGAGAATCAACACCGCGTTGACCGCCGGATCGTCCCGCACGGCCTCGGCCAGTTCCAGAAAGCCGAGTCCCGTGAACGGGTCGCCGCCCATGCCCACGGCCGCGGCCTGGCCGATCCCGGCCGCGCTGAGCCGGGCCGCGGCCTCGTAGGTCAGTGTCCCGCTGCGGGAGAAGATGGCCACCGGGCCGGGCGTAAAGGGGTCCACGGGCATGATCCCGGCCTTGAACCGCCCGGGGACGATGATCCCCGGGGTGTTGGGGCCGATAAGCAGGGTTGGGCTGCCCGCCATATCCGACAGGGTGGTGAGCATGGCCAACTGGGGGATGCCCTCGGTGATGCAGGCCACCCGGGGAACCCCGGCCAGGGCGGCCTCCAGGATCGCGTCCGGGGCGTGGGCCGCCGGAACGAAAATCACGCTGATATCGACCTCGTGGTCGGCCAGGGCCTGTCGCACGCTGTCGTAGACCGGCACGCCGTCCACATTTTGTCCGCCCCGAAACGGCGTGACCCCGCACACCACCTGCCCGGCGTTCGCCGCGCCGTAGGCGGCCATGAGTCCGGCATGCAGGCGGGCGGTTTTGCCGGTTATGCCCTGGATCATGATCCGCATGGGGCGTACGCCTGCGGCCACATCCTTGGGCACAAGGGGCGGCAGGCCGTCCCGGCCCGGCCCGGCCAGGGGACGCCGGGAGGCGGCGGCACGAAGCGTGCCCCCGGTTCGAGGCGAACCCTGCGGAGCCACGGCCTCGCCGGGACGCACGGCGGGTTCGACCTGTCGGCACACCCCGGCCAGCGCCGCCATGGCCGCGTCCATATCCGGAACCACGGCCAGTCCGTCCAGGGCCAGCCCGTGCAGGACGCCAAGGCCTTCGGCGGCACCGTTTCCGGCCAGACGGGCCACGATGGGCTTTTTGGGCGGACGGCCGTCCAGCACCCGGGCCAGGGCCAGGGCCACTTTTTCGCAGGACAGGATGCCGCCGAAAAGATTGATGCAGATGACCTGCACCGCCGGGTCGTCGAAAAGGATGGACAGGGCGGCGTCAAGGCCTGCCGCATCGGCCGCGCCGCCCACGTCCAGGAAGTTGGCGGCGGGGAATCCGGAGAAGTTGAGGCGGTCCATGGTGGCCATGGCAAGCCCTGCGCCGTTGGCCAGCAGTCCCACGAATCCGGACAGCTTGATCAGCGAAAGCCCCCGCTCCCGGGCCAGGGCCTCCACCGGGTCCACCTCCTCGGGGACCGCGAGGTGATCCGCCCCGGGCAACAGGGCCACGGCATTGTCGTCGAGCTCCGCCTTGCCGTCCAGGGCCAGAAGCGTCCCATCCGTGGTCAACACCAGGGGGTTGATCTCGGCCAGGAGCAGTCCCTGGCCGGTCAGGGCGGCGTAGAGGTTTTTGACCAGGGCCTGAAAATCGGGCCAGGCGGGGTACGGCAGCCCCAGGTGGAAAAAGGCGGAACGCGTCTGGGCCGCAGACGGGCCGCCCGGCAGGCGCAGATCCTGGATGAGGATATGGCTCCCCCCGGCGTCGCGCTCCACGTCCATCCCGCCGCGTCGGCCTGCGGTCAGGGCCAGGGACCGGCGGGCGCGGGACACCGCCAGGGACAGATACATCTCCCTCTCGATGGCGGCGGCCGGTTCCAGGCGCAGAAAGGGAGGCTTTTTCCCGGCGATGGCCAGGGCAAAAAGCCGCGCCGCCGCCGCCTCGAGATCCTGCGGCCCTTCGATGCGCACGATGCCCCCGGCCTTGCCCCGGCCCCCGGCCGCCACCTGGGATTTGAGGTACCAGGGCGGGGGGAAGGGCGGGGTGGCCGACTGCCCGGGACGGATCAGGATACCCGGCGGCACGGGGATGCCCGCCGTGGCGAAAATCAGTTTGCTGGCATGCTCGCAAAGCCGCATGAGCCCTCCGGGTCAATCCTCGACCATGATGTCGGTCAGGTTCATGTCGCCGCGCTTGGCGGCGCTTTCGTCCTCGCCGTTTTTCAGGTCGATGGGCTGCGCCAGAAGACGCCGGGCCTGGTCATAGCCCAGAGCGAAGGCCTTGAGGTTCACCTTGTGGATTTTTTCCGGCAGGTTGGCCAGAAGGCTTTTGCGCATCACGTCGCGCTTGGCAAACGGCATGAGAAACGTCACCGCACCAAGCACCACGGTGTTCATGGCCTGGGGAACCTTGACCCGTTCCAGGGCCAGTTCGGTGAACGGCAGGCCCAAAAAGACGTTGGTGGGGGTCTGTTTGACCAGTCCCGTGTCCACCAAGAGCACGCCTGTTTTTTTCAGAAGGTGATGGTAGCTGTTGCAGGCCTCCTGGCTTAAGGCCACCAAAAAATCCAGGCGTTCGGTCTTGGGGTAGCTGATGGGGTGGGAACTGACCACCAGATCGGCCCGGCTGGAGCCGCCCCGGGCCTCGGGGCCGTAGCTTTGGGTCTGGGTCACCTGATAGCCGTGTCCCAGGGCCAGGGCGTGGCCCAGAAGCTTGCCCAGGGTCAGGATGCCCTGGCCGCCCAGGCCCGAGAGGCGGATCTCGAAACGGTCAAGCGTTATCTGCTCCTTCATGATCCCGCCCCTCCCTTGTCGGCCAGGGCCTGGCGCATGGCCGCATGGCGCTGTTCCAGTCCCGGTTCGTCGTTCTCCACAAAGATTCCCATGGGGATTTTCCCGGCCTTGTCGTCGAGCTTGTCGTAGACCTCCCGGGGAACCACATGGTCTTTGAGCCACTGAAACATCTCAACAGGCGAGCGGAATTTGTTGCCCCGGCCGTACTGGGTGAAACACGGGGTCAAGACCTCCACCAGATTGAATCCCGGGCGGCTCATGGCCCGTTGCAAGAGCCCGTCCAGGGCCTTGGCGTGGAAGACCGTGCCCCGGTACACCCCGTTGGCTCCGGCGGCCCTGGCCATCTCCACCACGTCGAAGGATTTTTCCATCTGCCCCTGGGGGCTGGTGTGGGTGTAGGAGCCAAACGGGGTGGTGGGCGAGCATTGGCCGCCGGTCATGCCGTAGATGAAGTTGTTTACGACCAGGGCCGTGACCCCGATGTTGCGGCGCGCGGCGTGGATCAGATGGTTGCCGCCGATGGACAGGGCGTCGCCGTCGCCCATGACCGTGAGCACCCGCAGGTGCGGGCTGGCCATCTTGATGCCCGTGGACAGGGTGAGCGCCCGGCCATGGGTGGCGTGCACGGTGTTGAAGTCCACGTAGGCGGCGATGCGGCCCGAGCAGCCGATGCCGGCCACCACGGCCATGTCGTCCTTGGGGATGCCTAAGGCGTGGACGCTGCGCACCAGCGACCCCAGGACGATGCCGATGCCGCAGCCGGGACAGAAGACCAGGGGGAACTTCTTGTTGTGGCGCAGGTACTGGTGGATGAGTTGGGTGACTTCGGCCATGGCGTCACGCGATTTCCTTGAGTATTTGCGACGGGGTGATGATCTGGCCGTCGACGCGGTTGATCGTCCGGATGGTGGTGATGCCGCAGTTGACCCTTTTGACCTCGCGCGAGATCTGCCCCATGTTCATTTCCGGAACCAGCACCAGCTTGCAGGTGCGAAGGAGCTTTTCCACATGGGGACGCGGGAAGGGGAACAGGGTCTTTAAGGACAAAAGCCCGGCCTTGACCCCGGCCTCCCGGGCCTGGCGCACGGCCAGTCGGGCCGAGCGGGCCACGGAGCCGTAGGCGATGACCAGGGTGTCGGCATCCTCGGTCTGGTCGTGGTCCACGATCTGGATGTCGTGGAAAAAACGGTCGATCTTGCGAAACATGCGTTCGGTCACGGCCTTGACCTCGTCCGGGCGCGAGGTGGGAAAACCCAGGGGGTCGTGGGTCAGGCCCGTGACATGGAACCGGTAGCCCGTGCCTATGGGCGGCATGGGCGGCACGCCGCGCACGGTCTCCTCGTAGGGCTTATACCATTCCGGGGGCATGGTGGGCAGCAGGCGGCTTAAGACCTCAAACTCGCCGGGCCGGGGGATCTCGATCTTTTCCCGGGTGTGGGCCGTGATTTCATCAAGGAGCAGGATGACCGGGGTGCGGTATTTTTCGGCGTAGTTGAAGGCGGTGATGGTCATTTCCAGGCATTCGCGCACGTCGGCGGCGGAAAAGACGATGATGGGGTGGTCGCCGTGGGCCCCCCAGCGGGCCTGCTGCACGTCGCCCTGGCCGGGCGAAGTGGGCAGGCCGGTGCTTGAGCCGCCGCGCATGACGTTGACGATGACCAGCGGGGTTTCGGTCATGCAGGCGTAGCCGATCTGCTCCTGCATGAGCGAGAATCCCGGCCCGGAGGTGGCGGTCATGACCTTGCGCCCGGCCAGGGACGCGCCGATGATGGCCCCGGCCGAGGCGATCTCGTCCTCCATCTGGAGAAACACCCCGTTTTCGACATGGGGCAGGCGTCTGGCCATGACCTCCATGATTTCCGTGGACGGGGTGATGGGATAGCCCGCGTAGAACGAGCACCCGGCCAGAAGCGCGCCTTCGGCCACGGCCTCGTTGCCGAGCAGAAAGGCCTCGGTTCGTTTTTTTCGCTGCATGGCGCTCATGATGACCTACGCTTTCTTCGGTTCGGGGGATTGGGCGGCTTCCGATGGGGGCGACGCGGCCGCGCCCGGTGGGGCGCAGGGGGTGGCCGCCGTTCCGGGAATCGGCTCGGGGAAGGAGGAACCCATGCCGTTTCTGGGCCGGACCACGATGGCGAAGTCCGGACAGTGCAATTCACAAAAACCGCAATTTATGCATTCGTCTTCGCGGTCCACCCGGGCCTTGCCCTGGTGGTCGATGCGCAGCACTTTTTTTGGACAAAACGCGGCGCAGATGCCGCAGCCCTTGCACCAGTCGGGATAGATGACAACAGTGTACAGCGGTTTTCGTTTTGCGGTCATGTCGGGAAGCCTAGTTGGAAGTTGCTGTAAAATTCCGACGAATTTACCAGGGTTACAAGGCCAAGGCAAGCGATTACCGGAATAAATCGTGTCCGCGCCGGGAGTTCTGGGCGCGCCAGGGACGACGGATATGGCGATCAGTCAGCTCTGGCTGTCAGCCCCATGGCGCGACAGGCGGAGTATAGGTTTTTATCGTATTTATTCTTGGCTTTTTGGCTTTTGATCATTATGGATTGTCCATGGCCCGGGTGGAAGTCAAACGGAAGGCGTACAAACAACTCGCCCGACTGCCGGAGCGCGACCAGGCCGCCGTTCTTGCGGCGATCACGGGGCTCGGAAACTGGCCCGGCTGTCGTGACGTCAAGGCCTCACGGATCGCAGCGGCTATCGACTGCGGGTCGGCCGCTACCGGGTGCTTTTCACGGTCGATGCCGGGCGGAATCCTGTCGTCATCTCCGTGGAAGAGGTGAAAAAACGCGATGAACGAACCTATCAATAATCCGCAGATCATCCGGGGGCCGGATGGGACACCCCAATATGTGGTGCTCCCTTACGACGAGTATATGGAGTCCCGGGAGCGGCCCGATGACGAGGTCAGCCTGCCCCTGGAGGTCGTCAAACTCTCCTTGTTGGAGAAATGGGGCCTTGTCCGGGCCTGGCGGGAGCATCTCGGATTGACCCAGGGTGAGGTCGCCCGGCGGATGGGCGTGACCCAGCCGACCTATGCCGGATTCGAACAGCCGGGGAGAATCCTTCGCTATTCGACGCGGTCCCGCATCGCCAGGGCGCTTGGCATCGAGCCCGAACAACTCAAAGACGAATGATCCGGCCGGGATTTCCGGGACGGGCTCCTTGACGCCGTCCCCCCGCCCCGACAACGGCAACGGTTTTCCGGATGTCTTGTCTTCGGTTCGCCTTCGCGAGGCGGCAGACGGCAGGCGTCGTCCCTGCGCGGCCTGTCCCGGCCCTCGACGAGGGCCCGGGAATGGGATAGGGAAGCTTTTTTTGGGAGGAATACCATGAATACAAAACGAAAAGGCCTTATGCGGCTGGCCCTGGGCGTTCTGGCGGCCTGGCTGGTCGTGGGCGCAACCCTGGGCTGGACGTCTCCGGCCCGGGCCCAAGGGAGCAAACCCGTGGTTAGACTGGAAACGAGCAAGGGAAATATCGTCATCGAGGTGGATACGGAAAAGGCCCCGGTCACGGCGGAGAACTTTTTGACCTATGTGAAGGAAGGTTTTTACGACGGGCTGGTCTTTCACCGCGTGATCAACGGCTTTATGATCCAGGGCGGCG
Above is a genomic segment from Desulfolutivibrio sulfodismutans DSM 3696 containing:
- a CDS encoding ATP-grasp domain-containing protein, whose product is MRLCEHASKLIFATAGIPVPPGILIRPGQSATPPFPPPWYLKSQVAAGGRGKAGGIVRIEGPQDLEAAAARLFALAIAGKKPPFLRLEPAAAIEREMYLSLAVSRARRSLALTAGRRGGMDVERDAGGSHILIQDLRLPGGPSAAQTRSAFFHLGLPYPAWPDFQALVKNLYAALTGQGLLLAEINPLVLTTDGTLLALDGKAELDDNAVALLPGADHLAVPEEVDPVEALARERGLSLIKLSGFVGLLANGAGLAMATMDRLNFSGFPAANFLDVGGAADAAGLDAALSILFDDPAVQVICINLFGGILSCEKVALALARVLDGRPPKKPIVARLAGNGAAEGLGVLHGLALDGLAVVPDMDAAMAALAGVCRQVEPAVRPGEAVAPQGSPRTGGTLRAAASRRPLAGPGRDGLPPLVPKDVAAGVRPMRIMIQGITGKTARLHAGLMAAYGAANAGQVVCGVTPFRGGQNVDGVPVYDSVRQALADHEVDISVIFVPAAHAPDAILEAALAGVPRVACITEGIPQLAMLTTLSDMAGSPTLLIGPNTPGIIVPGRFKAGIMPVDPFTPGPVAIFSRSGTLTYEAAARLSAAGIGQAAAVGMGGDPFTGLGFLELAEAVRDDPAVNAVLILGEIGGDAEERLAEYALATAYPKPVAVCVAGVSAPPGRRLGHAGAILENASGAAEKFASLRRAGFTVCADLADVAPAMARLLAGHRVL
- a CDS encoding SGNH/GDSL hydrolase family protein — protein: MTRRIRLRTWFPAFCIYVTAFVVVAFFNIEKITLWAEDRIEETHSSRILRTLRSVREFYRKSPAADLMAETDHALAPFFHDTYKSTPVSGDVATTAGQAPRLEAEDPYEAVRRPTIKDLRPLDREQLLAALEGRETATPRLDLEGDMPADPAVPPTAPAAAASPEHEPVTSLTQARLEPPHKILVVGDSLAIGLALSLRRAVNEYRDVTLIEEGKVSSGLANPKYFNWENALQTFVEKYAPTMVVVMMGANDAKYINLNEKPREPGSQNKTWGEVFAMRMEAFLDIPAKRNLPVFWIGLPVMGDPTYARQAQAMNEIVRTECGKYPNCRFLDTWNLLCDPEDTYAAFLKNDKGAKVKVRANDKIHFTVAGGDILAQSFFDQASNHAIFQEKSDQTAETAAGGPAAAPTGAP
- a CDS encoding 2-oxoacid:acceptor oxidoreductase subunit alpha; the protein is MSAMQRKKRTEAFLLGNEAVAEGALLAGCSFYAGYPITPSTEIMEVMARRLPHVENGVFLQMEDEIASAGAIIGASLAGRKVMTATSGPGFSLMQEQIGYACMTETPLVIVNVMRGGSSTGLPTSPGQGDVQQARWGAHGDHPIIVFSAADVRECLEMTITAFNYAEKYRTPVILLLDEITAHTREKIEIPRPGEFEVLSRLLPTMPPEWYKPYEETVRGVPPMPPIGTGYRFHVTGLTHDPLGFPTSRPDEVKAVTERMFRKIDRFFHDIQIVDHDQTEDADTLVIAYGSVARSARLAVRQAREAGVKAGLLSLKTLFPFPRPHVEKLLRTCKLVLVPEMNMGQISREVKRVNCGITTIRTINRVDGQIITPSQILKEIA
- a CDS encoding 4Fe-4S dicluster domain-containing protein, which gives rise to MTAKRKPLYTVVIYPDWCKGCGICAAFCPKKVLRIDHQGKARVDREDECINCGFCELHCPDFAIVVRPRNGMGSSFPEPIPGTAATPCAPPGAAASPPSEAAQSPEPKKA
- a CDS encoding 2-oxoacid:ferredoxin oxidoreductase subunit beta, whose translation is MAEVTQLIHQYLRHNKKFPLVFCPGCGIGIVLGSLVRSVHALGIPKDDMAVVAGIGCSGRIAAYVDFNTVHATHGRALTLSTGIKMASPHLRVLTVMGDGDALSIGGNHLIHAARRNIGVTALVVNNFIYGMTGGQCSPTTPFGSYTHTSPQGQMEKSFDVVEMARAAGANGVYRGTVFHAKALDGLLQRAMSRPGFNLVEVLTPCFTQYGRGNKFRSPVEMFQWLKDHVVPREVYDKLDDKAGKIPMGIFVENDEPGLEQRHAAMRQALADKGGAGS
- a CDS encoding 2-oxoacid:acceptor oxidoreductase family protein — its product is MKEQITLDRFEIRLSGLGGQGILTLGKLLGHALALGHGYQVTQTQSYGPEARGGSSRADLVVSSHPISYPKTERLDFLVALSQEACNSYHHLLKKTGVLLVDTGLVKQTPTNVFLGLPFTELALERVKVPQAMNTVVLGAVTFLMPFAKRDVMRKSLLANLPEKIHKVNLKAFALGYDQARRLLAQPIDLKNGEDESAAKRGDMNLTDIMVED
- a CDS encoding helix-turn-helix domain-containing protein, with the protein product MNEPINNPQIIRGPDGTPQYVVLPYDEYMESRERPDDEVSLPLEVVKLSLLEKWGLVRAWREHLGLTQGEVARRMGVTQPTYAGFEQPGRILRYSTRSRIARALGIEPEQLKDE
- a CDS encoding SGNH/GDSL hydrolase family protein; this encodes MRALPRPSRITILAVCLAAALAIILVIGCMRGLDTSPRQPGQSEASRPVAPPGQPDDLKPDAQAAADTSGPILASDAPPALDPSPFSPLVEPLAARLFVIFPDVRPTQTPQAEATPPQALAALPDADAGRKAMSPTSPVPPPSLEKAAAPAPEPTAAKASKTPGRTVLVVGDSFAVGIGMTLAESLRGATEIRLEQKGKTSSGLDNVKFHNWGQTLEDLLASARPDALVVMIGGNDAQNGPGTEVWADSYRQKAGDFLGIAAKKNVPVYWVALPPMRDAGLNARVKTANAAMRTACESGPNCQFIDAWNLFSDDKGEFAAEKNLGGKTVKLRGKDGVHFTMAGYRLLSDRVLDGVAQTLEISQKK